The stretch of DNA AATAGAACTCATCCTGTGCTACCATAAGACCGTATTATCCGAAATTTGTCTGACAGATTAATTATTGTATAGATAAGTAGATCAATTTTGTAAGATCTATTCTGTTTTGAGAATCTTCTCAATGACGTCGTTATATTATCAGCTTTTTGCTTCACTGCCTGAGTGCCTGGTATACAGTTCTAGATTTAGCATTTTTTTTTCCTGCAATTTTCGGATCTATAAGTAATCCTGTAGTCTGTAGACAGAATTCCTTATTGAAGTTTCGTCAGTGTTAAATTCTTATGTTTGATAGCATACACTTGCAATTTATATGATAATGCTGTTCATTCTGTGAATTTACTGATAGCCAGAGCAAAGGATTGATGCTCGTCAACCAGTTGTGGTTGCTGCAATCCCAACAATGAAGTATCATCGTGACGCTTTTGCTTTCGATGAAGATGCACAGTGAGTAGTCCTTGCCAAAACATTTAGTGCATGTTTGGTACAGGCAATCCTCATTACAGTTTAATAATTATACAATCTGGTTGAGAATGAATGGAAGGAGGGGCCGCGAGGAGTAGCATGTAGTTCATATAACCGAAATTAAGCCAAGACGACTGATTGAGTGATTTCGATATAAGAATTAAACTGATCTTTAATACTCCGTACAATGATTACATGTAATGTTCGTCTTTTGCATTTAGGAGCCTAATTAATGCTGGTAATTACTCTGCTGTTACTGTTATCAGGTGCTCGATATGTTTAGGGGAATACCAAGAAAAAGAAGTGCTAAGAATAATGCCGAAATGTGGTCACAGTTTTCATCTTTCCTGCATTGATCTCTGGCTAATCAAGCAAGCTACCTGTCCTGTTTGTCGTCTTCCCGTCTGAGACTCTTCCGATCAAAACCATGCCAGGTCCGTCTTAGTTAACGTCTCTGTCGCCTCACTGTCTAATGATCATGGCACTAATACCAGCAAGACATGCTCTAGGAACTACTGCAAGTAACCTACCCAACCACCAATCAACATCCCGATAGACTATAGATGTTAACTAGCTTAGCTGGTAAAGTCATTGAAGACTTGAAGAGGTTGTGATGTCTTGTGTGATACGCGTATTGATTTTAAGCATTTCTTAGAGACGGTATTTGTTGCGATTTTGGGCGGTTTTCAGACATTGTTATACAGGCAAGGCAACTTAGACTGGCATACCACATTCAGAATGTACATGTGTGATTCATATCTGTAATTTTGAGTCAAACGATAGTTTCTCTTGTGACGGACATTCCTAGTAACTcgtcttaaatgaaaatttgtgtccAGAAATATTCATACTTAGGCCACGttattttggacttaatttcagcttaTTTCAGTTTAGTTTCAGTTTTCAGTCAGCTCAttttttcacaaattaactcttattcCAATTCAGTTTAATACAATTGTGCtcaattaagttcagttcagcctTTTTTAGCCGAACAGAACAAAAGTTAGACGCTTCTAAATAAGACACGTAGCGTATACACGTCTCATAAACACTTACATGCATGGTGACACCTTTGCATAAAAATCCACATGCATATGCTTTTTACTTTTGATTTTTTCTTATTTATTTGATTCAACAATTAGAAATcatataaaacaaaaaaaaaaatcacacaaaaacactCACAAACTCCAACAATCACAGttaaaaattgagtaaaaatCAAACAAAACTAAAAGATAACAACAAAATAATGCCTGCAAATCAAATAAACAACATTAGAAATAATAATATTGATAATACCAACTTATTAACCCAAGAAATTGATGAAGAAAGCCCAATGTTTAGGAGGAGAAGAATAGATGAACAACAAGGAGAAGCCCAACAAGAACGGCCCAAGCCCAAAAGCCCAACATGGAAAGGAGAGCATGCAAAGAGTATAGTGTATGGAGGGTTAGATGCAATTGTTACTTGTTTTTCACTAATTTCGTCTATCTCAAGTGGTGGGAAGATGTCGTCGGTCGACGTACTCGTATTAGGGTTTGCTAATCTTGTAGCGGATGGGATATCGATGGGGTTTGGTGATTATGTTAGTAGTAGTACTGAAAAGAAGATGGGTGATATGGAGAAAGATGTAACTCAATGGGAAGTTGATAATAATGGTGTTTCGGAAATGAGAAATTTAGTTAGGCGGTATCGTGATCTTGGGATGGATCCTCATGATGCCGCTACGGTATTAAGTTTTTATTTTGCTCTTCCTTTTGGTATTTAGATCAACATTGTTAATTTGTTATGGGTTGCTTAGGCAGTAGAGGCGCTTTTCCCagctgaaaaattaaaaaaaatcgaaatttttagttaaattttcgaaaattttgggattaaggctctgatgttgttgctCTTCGAAAATTTTAAGTTTTCATTATATCATTTTACTCGTCCAGACGTCTGTGTTTGCCTCTGCTGAAATTTTTCGCCCCCTAACTGTAAGTAGTAGGTAGATTATACGTCTGATGTATAACTACCAATTCAttagtttctgagcattataacaaaatttttgagttttgttttaaaaattctgagttttaatATAAAGTTTATGAGTTTATTCATTTGAACATTAAGTtctagaaaattacaataaattcaaaaacattactaataaatttagtaaaatttgagttttaaaggaaaaaaaaataaaatctaacttataaattttaataagctcaaaaaaaatatatacatatgctaaaaaaacaaataaagtttgaggtaataagctcaaaaaatataCATATATTCTCAAAAAGAAAAAGGTTAGAGGTAGTAtgtccgatgtatgttcctttttctcaactgtAAGTCCCAGCTCTCCTAGTGTGCCGCCTATGacaatgtgttttttttttttttttttttttttttagaaaaagtTTAGGTCAAATGGTACTACTTACTCCTTACTAGTCCAAGTTAAGGACAGACCACCGACCTCTTTGAGGGCTTACACGGGTTTCTACAAATTGCCTACTAACAGGTAGCTAAATTAATGTAATTagtctcattataaacgggtatATACATCTAAAGATGTATAAGGTCAAATATATTACCACTTTTATAATAAGTCAACCCTATCATTCCAATTGTTGTTTTTCTTATTATGAAACTTATTATGAAATTGGTGACATATTTGATCCGTttacaactttagacggatagtgtccgtctaaagtgagatttTGTGAAATTAGTGTTAAAGTAGGATTGAGAAAGTTCTTTTAGTTACATTTTCGAAATGTTTTGGAGTTTTCCTTATATCATTACTCGTCCAAACGTCTTGTTGGCCCTTTTGAAATTTTTCGCTCCTAATCGTAAATCCTAACTCTCCTAGTGTGCCTATgacaattgtttttttttttttagagaaagTTTAGGTCAAATGGTACTCGTTAAGGCTCAAGTTAAGGACAGACCACCAGCCTCTTTGAGAGCTTACACGGGTTTTTACATATTGTCAACTAACAGTTAGCTAAATTAGTGTTGAGTAGGATTGACGAAGTTCTTTAAATGTTGAATGCAATTATTCTGGTACAAAATGTCTTGTGAATCTCACTTTATATTCCGTAAGAACAGGTAGTAAACATATTTTCCAAGTACAAAAACATAATGGTAGAAGAAGAAATGATGGGACAAAAGGGAATTCTACCCTCAAACCAAGATGAAAAGCCATGGAAGAGCGGCCTAGTCACCTTCACTTCCTTCCTACTCTTCGGATCCGCCCCACTTCTTTCCTTCATCATCCTCATTCCGTTCACCAACGACGACAACATCAAATTCATAGGAGCATGCATCCTCTCTGCATTGGCCCTTGCTCTTCTCGGACTAGCCAAAGCGAAAATTTCTGGTGAAGGGTACGGTTTCTCGGCCCTGGTTACGCTTTGCAACGGTGCCATTGCGGCTGGCACGGCTTATGCTATCGGATGGACTCTTAGGAATGTGGCCGGCCTCGAAGAGCCTTGAAATTGGTAGAAATCATCTTATGTTCTAATTATATGTAGTTCTGAATTCTGATGTAGTTCTAATTTGTAGCATACATATGTGAGGATATATAATGGCTCTAATCTTGGGGACACTATTAAATCTTGTAGGGTGGtaaccttaaaattttgggtgATGACCTTGTAATAGAATGTGTTCTTAAACAGCTATgccatttatgtttttatttacTCCCCCGTCAATTTGATTACATTGAATTtgtttatacggagtatatttgaTCGACATATTTTTAACAAACAAAAAGTAACAAAACCCCCTTTTAAAAAAAGGGTTTTTCTGGACATAGGTTAAGAAAgccaaaaaaagaaagaatttaATGATGTTTTTATGGAAAATTATAATATACAATTACTTTTACTTTTTTTCCTAAGGAAAACATTTAAATCTTTCTATTTTTACTTTTTTAACCTATGCcagtgggcataggatagaaaatccgttaaaaaaaataaaaatgtgaacaaataattgGACTAGTGAGGCCTTCATTTACTTAAGGAAATAAGTCGGACTTAAGAGTCTAAGATGTTTTAAAGTTAAAACCTTTTACACTATTCTTTTTATTTTAATTGTATTTAAAGTTGTTATCAGTAAGTCTTAATAAGTTAAGACTGTCTAAAACAATAATTTATGTGTACTTGTAACGATTATTAGAGTGCACATGGCTACCATTTACAGGGTTTGGAGGGGGGAAAATGTTGGTGGGCCGACTTGAACGGGCTCCATTGCGTAAACCGTTGACCGtcgaaaaacaaatagaaaaaataaaaattgatcAGACCCGCCCCTCGTGGACCGGTCATGGGCCATGCACGACAGCACGAGACAACCTGTACCCGACCGGCCGGATCCGCTCCCTTACATGGGCCAGATACGGGTCCCAATCCGCACCAACTATCTCTATCTGCAAGAATGAACTTTATGACTCATCAACATCATGGCCATTGGTGATAATGCCAATACTAGATAACCTCAACTACTCAGCAATATGAATCCATGATTCGATACATGGGTCCATAATTGATAAGTCATATCCACTAAAAACAAGTTGCAAAGAGTAAATCTGTAATCCCACTCTCATTTACGATACTCTTCTACTAGTCCTCTACGGAACCACACTCTACTCCAAGTATTATATTCCTAGTACCAAGTTCTTAGTCATCGCTTAAACACGTGGATTCTTGTTTTAAATGGGTATATTTGTCTTAATAATGAAACAAATCAAACGAATAGATAGAACAAAGAGTAAAATATCTCGAGATTGGCAGTAAATTTGTCTCATATATTATGGAGTATTAGTTATAGAGAAAAGTAAACTTAGAACTCTCAATATCTTGTCCATGACTCCATGGGTCATAGATAGAGATGGTACTTGGTCACTCCGGTCGGATTAGCTCTAGTTAGGTTTGTGCCGGTCAACTAGTTTGGGTTTGGGTTATTATCGAATGATTAGTCGAGTTAAGTTGGTTTTCAGTTATTATTTTGAGTTATGTTATCGAAGTTTTTACCGATATTTTCTTCCTAgatttattcttagttgcatttattttagttttaaattaaaacaattaagaaAAAATACAATTCAAAATCATTAGGAGTGTAATTAAAGCCTATTGTTATCCACAATCGGGTTGAGCCATTACGATGTCGAGGTCAGCTACCATTCAATTCAAGTTGGGACAAACAAAGGTTATTTTTATTCATCATTTAACCTTAGATCAGGTCGAGCCGATTTCAATTCACCAAATTTCCATATTCGATCAGGTTAAATATTAAACGTTTTCAATTGATTCCTGAGTCGAGTCAACTTTTGTCGACCTTAATGAGAATAGTGCGTCTTGCTTTAGACGGTTgtttcccgtctgaaataagatgggcaacatgttgtaattttacaataaaatgttattttatgataacatattaccattatttg from Silene latifolia isolate original U9 population chromosome 10, ASM4854445v1, whole genome shotgun sequence encodes:
- the LOC141607337 gene encoding uncharacterized protein LOC141607337 — encoded protein: MPANQINNIRNNNIDNTNLLTQEIDEESPMFRRRRIDEQQGEAQQERPKPKSPTWKGEHAKSIVYGGLDAIVTCFSLISSISSGGKMSSVDVLVLGFANLVADGISMGFGDYVSSSTEKKMGDMEKDVTQWEVDNNGVSEMRNLVRRYRDLGMDPHDAATVVNIFSKYKNIMVEEEMMGQKGILPSNQDEKPWKSGLVTFTSFLLFGSAPLLSFIILIPFTNDDNIKFIGACILSALALALLGLAKAKISGEGYGFSALVTLCNGAIAAGTAYAIGWTLRNVAGLEEP
- the LOC141605149 gene encoding E3 ubiquitin-protein ligase RING1-like, with the protein product MIGKVNLITTIIGFGISSTFIVFICTRLICGRLRVPDPRTASDTETETDIEQPEQRIDARQPVVVAAIPTMKYHRDAFAFDEDAQCSICLGEYQEKEVLRIMPKCGHSFHLSCIDLWLIKQATCPVCRLPV